CGTATCTGTGCCGCCCGCCGCTGCACGAAAGCCAGTTGGAAAGTTGGGACGCGCAGCACGTGACGTTTCGTTACCGGGAAAACGGCGGGACGCCAAAGCGTTGCACCGTCAGCGGCGGCGAGTTCGTGCGGCGCTTTTTGCAACACGTGTTGCCCAAAGGTTTTCAACGCGTGCGCCATTACGGCTGGTTGGGCGCCGCGGCGCAGCGCAAGCGCGAACGCATCGGCGCGCTGCTGGACTGGCGCGCGCCCGCTCCGCCACCCGCAACCCTCAACGCTCAACCTCCCCAGTGTCCGGGCTGCGGGAAAACGATGAGGTTGATCGGCCAGTTGGCGCGCAAGCCGCCGTGAGGGCGCGGCAAGTTGAGAGTTGAAAGTTGAGAGTTGAGTGGAACGGGCGCCGTCATTGCGAAGCGGCGGCGCGCGGACGGGCGGGATGTGCTCACGCGGGCGCAAACCGCGCCGCCGGAGCGTCCGCCACCGCGGACGGGGCCACGAACCAACGCGCCACGGACCCTTGGAACAGCGCAAGGCCGGGCGGCGGGACGCAACGGCGGCGGAAAGCGCCACCAACGCGCCGATGGCCGGAAACAGACGGCCAAAGCAAAAGGCAAGGCGGACGACGCACGAACCTTCGACGGGCGGGTTCAACAACGGATGGCAAGGACGCTCCGCGCGATCACACCCCACAGCAAGGTCACCTCACCGGCGCGCTCCGGTCCTTGCCATCCTTTGGTGATTGGACGCTCCGCGCGATCACACCCCACAGCAAGGTCACCTCACCGGCGCGCTCCGGTCCTTGCCATCCTTTGGTGATTAGGGGCTCCGAAAACGGGTTTCTCCCCACGTTTACTCAAGAATTGTCAACCACAATAAGGCGAGCCAGTTCATTTCATACACCCCAACTAATGGTGGTTTGAGACCGGAAAAAGCTGAAATAAACATTGTGCCTTTGGGTGGTTTTTTTTACTATTTTCACCGACCTGTCAGCGGACAGAATCTGGCGCTGACGAGATTGAATTTATGCCGAATGATGCTGATGTAATCGAAGAGAAAAGAGCACCGTCGAGTACGGCGGTGAAGTCGGACTACGGCTCCGCCCAGCTCGGAAAATTGGAGGGACTTGAGGCCGTCCGTAAAAAACCCGGCATGTACATCGGCGGCACGGACGAACGGGCTTTGCATCATTGCGTGAGCGAAGTGCTGGATAATTCCGTGGACGAACATCTCGCCGGGCACTGTGACAAAATCGAGGTGACGATCCATGTGGACGGCTCAATTTCGATCCACGACAACGGGCGCGGCATCCCCGTGGATATTCATCCCCAATACAAGATTCCCGGCGTAGAGATGGTGCTGACAACATTGCACTCCGGTGGCAAATACGGGCAGGGCGGCTACAAGTTTTCCGGTGGCACGCACGGTGTCGGGGCCAAGTGCGTCAACGCAGTGAGTGAATGGTTCGAGGTTGAAGTCTCCCGCGACGGGCAGGTGCATCACATGGAATTCGAGCGCGGCAAAACGACGAAGAAGCTCGAAGTCATCGGCAAAGCCAAGGACACGGGTACGCTCATCACCTTCATGCCGGACCCGGAGATATTCCGCGACACGGTTGAATTCAAATCAGACATCATCGCCCAACGGTTGCGCGAGCTGGCATTCCTTAATTCGGGACTGGAAATTGTTTTTGCCGACGAGCGCAAGCCCGATGCCGAGCCGGAGCGGTTTTATTACAAGAACGGCGTCGAGGAGTTCGTCAAGCAACTCAACAAGAACAAAGAACCTTTGCATCCCAAGCCGATTGCGTTTCGGAAAGAGACGAAAGAGAAATTGGACGACAAGGATATTGAAGTCCACGTCGAAGTCGTGATGCAATACAACGACAGCTACAACGACCAGGTTCTCTGCTACACGAACACGATTCACAATCCCGACGGCGGCGCGCACCTCTCCGGCTTCCGCAGCGCCTTGACGCGGGCGATCAATCAATATGCGAAGTCAAACGAGTTGCTGAAGGAGAAAGATCCGCAGATCACGGGCGACGATGTGCGCGAAGGGTTGACCGCAGTGATTTCGGTCAAGCACAGCGACCCGAAATTTGAATCGCAAACGAAGGTGAAACTGCTTTCACCCGAAGTCGAGAGCATCGTCGGTTCGGTCGCTTATGAAGGGCTGATGAGCTACTTCGACGCGAACCCGCCCATCGCGAAGCGCATCGTGGACAAAGGATTGAACGCCGCGCGCGCGAGAGAAGCCGCTCGCAAAGCCCGCGAGGCCGTGCGGAAGAGCGCTCTGACCGGCGGCGGATTGCCGGGCAAACTCGCTGATTGTTCCGACCGCGATCCGGAGAACACGGAGCTTTACATTGTCGAGGGTGATTCCGCCGGCGGTTCCGCAAAACAGGGGCGCGACCGAAAGTTTCAGGCGATTCTGCCGATTCGCGGCAAGCTCATCAACGTGGAGAAGGCGAGGCTCGACAAGGTGCTTCAGAACAATGAAATCCGCACGATGATCACCGCCATCGGGACAGGAATCGGTGATGGCGAGGGCGAAGGCGCGTTTAATTTGGAAAAACTGCGTTACCATAAGATCATCATCATGACCGACGCCGACGTGGACGGTTCGCACATCCGCACGCTGCTACTCACGTTTTTTTACCGACAGATGCCACAACTCGTGAAACAGGGTTTTGTGTACATCGCCCAGCCGCCGCTTTATTCAATCACGCGCAAGAAGCGCACCGACTACATTGACGACGACGTGCAACTCAACCGCATCCTGCTGCAAAATGGCACCGAGGAAGTGAAGTTGAAGAATCTCGCCGACGGACGCGAGTTCACCCCCAAGCAGCTCGAAGAAATACTCATGCTCCTCGAATCGCTCGACAAACATGTCACTTACATCCGTCGGCTCGGCGGTGACTTTGCAGACTATGTCGAGAAACGCGCGAAAGATGGCACCCTGCCGCAATTTATGGTAAAGGTCCGATCGGGCAACGACGAGACCGTCCATTATTTTCTGAGCAACGAGGAAGTGGAAGAGTTCAAGCTGGCCAACGGAGACCTTTTCGGGACGGATACGGAGGTGGAACGCCGCAAGGACGGCCCGACCCGCCGGGCGAAGGTTTCCGATTTGCATTTGGAGAGTAAAGCCATCGCGGACTTGCTCGGCAAACTCGCGAAGAAAGGCCTGGCCGTTGATCATTATTCAGCACAAGACAAGCCGCTCTTTGAGTTGATCGAAGGCGAAGGCGAGCGGGCGACGGTCACTCCCTTGTTTTCCATTCCCGAAATCCTCAACGGCGTGAAAGCCGTGGGCAAGAAAGGCATTCAGATGTATCGCTTCAAAGGTTTGGGGGAAATGGACGCGAAAGAACTGTTCGAAACCACCATGAACCCGGCCAAGCGCAAGTTGCTTCGCATCGAACTGACCGATGCCGTCGAAGCAGAGGAGATGTTTGTGCGCCTCATGGGCGACGAAGTCGAGCCGCGCCGACAGTTCATTGAGGACAACGCGCTAAACGTGCGGAATCTGGACGTGTGAGAAAAGAGTTGACGCATGTAGTCACATGAGACTACATTGCTCGCATGAAAGTGAAACAAAGAATCACATACAAGCCGGTCAAGTCAACCGCACCGGCGGTTTTGCGCGACGCAGCGGTGGCGGATTGGGGGCGAGTCGTCACCGTCCGTGATGCGAAGGCGCACTTGTCGGCGCTGCTGGAGTGGGTCGCATCCGGACACGAGTTGACCATCACGAGCGACGGCCAACCCAAGGCCAAACTCATCAGCGCCAAAGCGTCCAAGCCCAGGAAAGTTTTCGCGGGCATGGGAGATTACCTGTTGAAGCAGCCGGTGCATGGCGGACCGACCGCGGATGAAATCATCCGCGCAGAGCGTGACTCACGGCCCTGACGATGTATCTCGACAGCGCCATCATTGTGAAGCTGCTTGTGCGCGAGGAAGACTCCCCGTGGTTCGACCGCAATGTTCGCGACCACGAGTTGTGGTCTTCCGAGTTGGCGCTGGCCGAAGTGCATTCGGCCATTCTGATCAAGGAACGCAAGGGGCTGGTTTCCGTGGCCGAACGGAAATCTGCCTTCTCTCGCTTCGAGGAAATGCACGATACCGAAGTGCTGCAGTTTCATCCCTTGAGTTCGGGTGTGGTCCGACATGCCGCCGGGCTTTTGACCATTTGCCATCCTGACGTGGCGTTGCGTTCGCTGGATGCCATTCATCTCGCGACCGCGATGATGCATCCGCGCGGGGCGATGTGCGCCACGGATGGGAAATTGCGCGCCGCCGCGAAAAGAATGGGTGTGTCCTGTTTCCCGGAAGAAATTTCTGAAATCGTAACCGACTAGACCTTCATGCCAGACGAAACCGAACCTAATCAGCCGCCGCAACAACCTAGCGGTGGCGCTTACTCGCAGGGAGAAAAGATCTCGAAGATCAACGTCGCGGACGAGATCAAGAATTCATTCCTCGACTATTCGATGTCGGTCATCATCTCACGCGCGCTTCCGGACGTGCGCGACGGCCTCAAACCCTCGCAGCGCCGCATCCTTTACGCAATGGAGCAACTTTCGCTTTTCCCTGGGCGAAAGCACATGAAGTGCGCGAAAATATGTGGTCAAACTTCCGGCGACTACCACCCGCATGGCGAAGCCGTGATTTATCCGACGCTCGTTCACA
Above is a window of Verrucomicrobiota bacterium DNA encoding:
- a CDS encoding type II toxin-antitoxin system VapC family toxin; its protein translation is MYLDSAIIVKLLVREEDSPWFDRNVRDHELWSSELALAEVHSAILIKERKGLVSVAERKSAFSRFEEMHDTEVLQFHPLSSGVVRHAAGLLTICHPDVALRSLDAIHLATAMMHPRGAMCATDGKLRAAAKRMGVSCFPEEISEIVTD
- a CDS encoding type II toxin-antitoxin system prevent-host-death family antitoxin; protein product: MKVKQRITYKPVKSTAPAVLRDAAVADWGRVVTVRDAKAHLSALLEWVASGHELTITSDGQPKAKLISAKASKPRKVFAGMGDYLLKQPVHGGPTADEIIRAERDSRP
- the gyrB gene encoding DNA topoisomerase (ATP-hydrolyzing) subunit B; its protein translation is MPNDADVIEEKRAPSSTAVKSDYGSAQLGKLEGLEAVRKKPGMYIGGTDERALHHCVSEVLDNSVDEHLAGHCDKIEVTIHVDGSISIHDNGRGIPVDIHPQYKIPGVEMVLTTLHSGGKYGQGGYKFSGGTHGVGAKCVNAVSEWFEVEVSRDGQVHHMEFERGKTTKKLEVIGKAKDTGTLITFMPDPEIFRDTVEFKSDIIAQRLRELAFLNSGLEIVFADERKPDAEPERFYYKNGVEEFVKQLNKNKEPLHPKPIAFRKETKEKLDDKDIEVHVEVVMQYNDSYNDQVLCYTNTIHNPDGGAHLSGFRSALTRAINQYAKSNELLKEKDPQITGDDVREGLTAVISVKHSDPKFESQTKVKLLSPEVESIVGSVAYEGLMSYFDANPPIAKRIVDKGLNAARAREAARKAREAVRKSALTGGGLPGKLADCSDRDPENTELYIVEGDSAGGSAKQGRDRKFQAILPIRGKLINVEKARLDKVLQNNEIRTMITAIGTGIGDGEGEGAFNLEKLRYHKIIIMTDADVDGSHIRTLLLTFFYRQMPQLVKQGFVYIAQPPLYSITRKKRTDYIDDDVQLNRILLQNGTEEVKLKNLADGREFTPKQLEEILMLLESLDKHVTYIRRLGGDFADYVEKRAKDGTLPQFMVKVRSGNDETVHYFLSNEEVEEFKLANGDLFGTDTEVERRKDGPTRRAKVSDLHLESKAIADLLGKLAKKGLAVDHYSAQDKPLFELIEGEGERATVTPLFSIPEILNGVKAVGKKGIQMYRFKGLGEMDAKELFETTMNPAKRKLLRIELTDAVEAEEMFVRLMGDEVEPRRQFIEDNALNVRNLDV